A portion of the Gossypium arboreum isolate Shixiya-1 chromosome 8, ASM2569848v2, whole genome shotgun sequence genome contains these proteins:
- the LOC108467662 gene encoding novel plant SNARE 11, with the protein MDPLAAVSEELAEIDGQVADIFRALSNGFQKLEKIKDVNRQSRQLEELTDKMRECKRLIKEFDREVKETERRTDANTHKMLNEKKQSMIKELNSYVALKKQHQSNLENNKRVDLFDGPSEGFGEENVLLASSMTNQQLMDRGNHMMDETDQAIDRAKKVVQDTVDVGTETAAALKAQTEQMSRIVNELDSIHFSIKKASKLVKEIGRQVATDKCIMALLFLIVIGVIAIIIVKLVNPNNRDIRDIPGLAPPAMNRRLLWTPN; encoded by the exons ATGGATCCTTTAGCTGCGGTCAGCGAAGAGCTAGCGGAGATCGATGGACAAGTCGCCGACATTTTTCGAGCTTTATC AAATGGATTCCAGAAACTGGAGAAGATTAAGGACGTTAATAGGCAGAGTAGGCAATTGGAAGAGCTTACTGACAAGATGCGAGAGTGTAAGAG GCTTATCAAAGAGTTTGATAGGGAAGTGAAGGAAACAGAGCGTAGAACTGATGCAAACACCCACAAAATGCTAAACGAAAAGAAGCAGTCAATG ATCAAGGAGTTGAATTCATATGTTGCCCTTAAGAAGCA ACATCAAAGCAATCTTGAGAACAACAAACGAGTTGATCTCTTTGATGGGCCTAGTGAAGGCTTTGGGGAAGAAAATGTCTTGCTAGCTTCAT CTATGACAAATCAACAGCTAATGGATAGAGGAAACCATATGATGGATGAGACTGATCAAGCCATTGACAGAGCTAAGAAG GTTGTTCAAGATACTGTTGATGTTGGAACAGAAACTGCTGCAGCTCTCAAGGCTCAG ACTGAACAAATGAGCAGGATAGTTAATGAGCTGGATTCTATCCATTTCTCAATCAAAAAAGCATCTAAACTGGTCAAAGAAATTGGTAGGCAG GTTGCTACTGATAAGTGCATTATGGCCTTGTTATTTCTTATTGTCATTGGTGTCATAGCCATCATAATCGTGAAG CTGGTGAATCCAAACAACAGGGACATCCGAGATATTCCAGGTTTAGCACCACCTGCAATGAACAGGCGGCTACTTTGGACTCCTAATTGA